The proteins below are encoded in one region of Ferruginibacter lapsinanis:
- a CDS encoding DNA translocase FtsK 4TM domain-containing protein, which translates to MITNDRQWASDDRPANTDSPVIVRALAHFFSYVFHPLFIPLYVTYFLTFVHPSYFAGFAPQQKTWLLIRVAYIMIFFPLLTVLLLKGLGFINSILLKTQKDRIIPYIACGIFFFWSYQVFKNQHQIPLILTSFSFAVFLSSSAALMANIYFKISMHAIGMGGVIGLFLVIMQQNTMLMTVPLTVALLITGIVCTARLLISNHTNKEIYIGLLMGIVCQFIAAAINL; encoded by the coding sequence ATGATAACAAACGACAGACAATGGGCAAGTGACGACAGGCCAGCCAATACTGACTCTCCGGTAATTGTAAGGGCATTGGCACATTTTTTCTCTTATGTGTTTCATCCTTTGTTCATTCCTCTTTATGTAACATATTTTTTAACATTTGTACACCCGTCGTACTTTGCAGGATTTGCTCCTCAACAAAAAACATGGCTTTTAATAAGAGTGGCTTATATAATGATCTTCTTCCCTTTGCTTACAGTTCTGCTTTTAAAGGGGCTCGGGTTCATCAATTCCATTTTACTTAAAACACAAAAAGACAGAATAATCCCTTATATCGCATGTGGTATATTCTTTTTCTGGAGCTACCAGGTCTTTAAAAATCAACATCAAATACCATTAATACTAACTTCATTTTCTTTTGCTGTTTTTCTTTCCTCTTCAGCAGCACTGATGGCTAATATCTACTTTAAAATAAGCATGCATGCTATTGGCATGGGTGGCGTAATAGGGTTATTTCTGGTTATCATGCAGCAAAATACTATGTTAATGACCGTACCCCTAACGGTTGCCTTATTAATTACCGGTATTGTTTGTACTGCACGTTTACTCATCAGCAATCATACCAATAAAGAAATTTACATTGGATTATTAATGGGGATCGTTTGCCAATTTATTGCAGCAGCCATTAATTTGTAG
- a CDS encoding DUF1330 domain-containing protein: MIYITQLIYVIEGKETVFHKFEEVAIPLIEKYNGQLLLRVRPDATAMIEASIESPYEIHVVSFATEKDFDNFKQDEERKKFLHLKEESIRSVLMIKGEKI; the protein is encoded by the coding sequence ATGATCTACATAACGCAACTCATTTACGTTATAGAAGGAAAAGAAACTGTCTTTCATAAGTTTGAAGAAGTAGCTATTCCATTGATCGAAAAATACAATGGGCAACTTTTATTGCGGGTGCGTCCGGATGCAACCGCAATGATTGAAGCCTCGATTGAATCTCCTTATGAAATTCACGTGGTAAGCTTTGCTACAGAAAAAGATTTTGACAATTTTAAACAGGATGAGGAAAGAAAGAAATTTCTTCATTTGAAAGAGGAGTCGATACGATCAGTGTTGATGATCAAGGGAGAGAAGATTTAG
- the ureA gene encoding urease subunit gamma, whose amino-acid sequence MHLSPRETEKLLLFLAGELALKRKQRGLKLNYPEAIALISSHLQEAARDGKSVAELMQYGATILTRADVMEGVAEMIHDVQIEATFPDGTKLVTVHDPIR is encoded by the coding sequence ATGCATTTATCACCGAGAGAAACGGAAAAGCTATTACTTTTTTTAGCAGGCGAATTGGCTTTAAAAAGAAAACAAAGAGGGTTAAAACTAAATTATCCCGAAGCAATTGCACTTATCAGCTCACATTTACAGGAAGCTGCCCGGGATGGCAAGTCTGTTGCAGAACTCATGCAATATGGTGCCACTATACTAACCAGAGCAGATGTAATGGAAGGTGTTGCCGAAATGATCCATGATGTACAAATTGAAGCAACCTTTCCAGACGGAACCAAACTGGTGACCGTACATGACCCTATAAGATAA
- a CDS encoding DegT/DnrJ/EryC1/StrS family aminotransferase yields MPGFEFFGNEERKEVNDVLETGILMRYGFDGPRKGIWKAKEMEEAVCKTFGSKHAHLLSSGTAALTTAMSALGIGYGDEIILPSFTFVASFEAVISVGAIPVLVDVDDTLTLDPAAVRKAITPKTKCIMPVHMCGSMADLDALQAICKEHNLLLLEDACQSIGGSYKGKKLGTIGDAGTFSFDFVKTITCAEGGVVMTNNADVHTKCDGYTDHGHDHLGVDRGADLHPFVGYNFRISELNAAVGLAQIRKLDTFLSIQQKNHTILKNILSAIPEVSFRRIPDEAGDSKTFLSWFLPTAALTQAVVAELKAQSILAGNFYWFDNNWHYIRKWDHLKNSITLNALSPEHKAAVIHHANKDFAPSDAIMSRCISTAISLSWTEEQVTTKGEQMAAAIRKVLSEQK; encoded by the coding sequence ATGCCAGGTTTTGAATTTTTTGGTAACGAAGAACGTAAAGAAGTAAATGATGTATTAGAAACAGGTATCTTAATGCGGTATGGCTTTGATGGCCCACGCAAAGGAATCTGGAAAGCTAAAGAAATGGAAGAAGCTGTTTGCAAAACCTTCGGTAGTAAACATGCTCATTTATTAAGCAGCGGTACGGCAGCTTTAACAACAGCTATGAGTGCGTTGGGTATTGGCTATGGTGATGAAATTATTCTGCCTTCTTTTACTTTTGTCGCAAGTTTTGAAGCCGTGATCAGTGTGGGTGCCATTCCTGTGTTGGTTGATGTGGACGATACGCTTACGCTAGACCCGGCGGCGGTTCGTAAGGCTATCACGCCAAAAACAAAATGTATCATGCCTGTACACATGTGCGGCAGTATGGCAGACTTAGATGCATTACAAGCAATATGTAAAGAACATAATTTATTATTACTGGAAGATGCCTGCCAAAGTATTGGCGGTTCTTATAAAGGAAAAAAACTGGGCACTATCGGAGATGCCGGTACATTCAGTTTTGATTTTGTAAAAACAATTACCTGTGCCGAAGGCGGTGTAGTAATGACCAATAACGCTGATGTACACACGAAATGTGATGGTTATACCGACCATGGGCATGACCATTTAGGTGTTGACCGTGGTGCAGACCTGCATCCATTTGTAGGATACAATTTCCGTATCAGCGAATTGAATGCAGCTGTGGGATTGGCGCAAATAAGAAAACTGGATACCTTCTTATCTATTCAACAAAAAAATCACACTATTTTAAAAAATATTTTATCTGCTATTCCTGAAGTTAGTTTTAGAAGAATACCAGATGAAGCAGGTGACAGCAAAACCTTTTTAAGCTGGTTCTTACCAACAGCTGCATTAACACAAGCTGTTGTTGCTGAATTAAAAGCACAAAGCATACTAGCCGGTAATTTTTATTGGTTTGATAACAATTGGCATTATATCCGCAAATGGGATCATCTTAAAAACAGCATTACACTTAATGCATTAAGCCCCGAGCATAAAGCTGCTGTGATACATCATGCTAATAAAGATTTTGCACCAAGCGATGCCATTATGAGTCGTTGTATATCTACCGCTATCAGTTTATCATGGACCGAAGAACAAGTAACAACTAAAGGAGAACAAATGGCTGCTGCTATCCGCAAGGTATTGAGTGAGCAAAAATAA
- the ureB gene encoding urease subunit beta, which translates to MIPGEYILAKGDIIANEGRRTTKLVVVNSGDRPVQIGSHFHFFEVNKQMSFNRSAAFGMRLNIAAGTAVRFEPGEEKEVELTEFGGNKKIFGFNNLVDGNISDANLTKALEKSAANHFKNDVQ; encoded by the coding sequence ATGATTCCCGGAGAATATATTTTAGCTAAAGGCGATATTATCGCTAACGAAGGAAGAAGAACTACAAAATTGGTTGTAGTCAATAGCGGCGACAGGCCTGTACAGATCGGGTCTCACTTTCACTTTTTTGAAGTGAACAAACAAATGAGTTTCAACAGATCTGCCGCTTTTGGGATGCGTTTAAATATTGCAGCAGGTACAGCCGTTCGTTTTGAGCCGGGAGAAGAAAAAGAAGTAGAGTTGACTGAATTTGGCGGCAACAAAAAAATATTTGGCTTTAATAATTTAGTGGATGGGAATATATCCGATGCCAATCTTACTAAAGCATTGGAAAAATCTGCCGCTAATCATTTCAAAAACGATGTGCAATAA
- a CDS encoding class I SAM-dependent rRNA methyltransferase — protein MKSIILNKNISRRVENGHPWIFSNEVNTGKEKDTAAKPGEIVNVFTFDKIFIGKGYYNPQSQISVRLLTRDKNVNIDDQFFYNKIKEAWEYRQKLGYIENCRLIFGEADDIPQLIIDKFNDYFVIQTLALGIDVWKPSIVKALNELFAPRGIYERNDVPIRELEGLEQHKGFLSEPFDTNIIINENGIKFNVDIANGQKTGYFLDQQDNRRAIQNIVKGSDVLGAFCYTGSFEISAGFYGAKSVLGLDISQSAIDMCNKNAALNGLEEVCKFECVNAFDVLKNWTKEEKRWDVVMLDPPSFTKSRSTIDKAKAGYKEINLRGMKLVKPGGFLVTSSCTNLVQPEMFLDIIAAAAKDAKRKIRQVVFNAQSADHPIIRGQENTHYLKFLIVQVL, from the coding sequence ATGAAGAGCATTATATTGAATAAGAATATTAGTCGCAGGGTAGAAAACGGGCATCCGTGGATATTCAGCAATGAAGTAAATACCGGCAAAGAAAAAGATACCGCCGCCAAGCCCGGAGAGATAGTGAATGTATTCACATTCGATAAGATCTTCATCGGCAAAGGATACTACAATCCTCAATCGCAGATATCTGTAAGGTTACTCACAAGAGATAAGAACGTAAATATCGACGATCAATTTTTCTATAATAAAATAAAAGAAGCCTGGGAGTACCGTCAAAAACTGGGCTATATCGAAAACTGCCGGCTTATTTTCGGTGAAGCGGATGATATTCCTCAATTGATCATCGACAAATTCAACGATTACTTTGTGATACAAACCCTGGCATTGGGAATCGATGTATGGAAGCCATCTATTGTAAAAGCATTGAACGAACTATTTGCTCCCAGAGGAATTTACGAACGCAATGATGTGCCGATCCGTGAGCTGGAAGGATTGGAGCAACACAAAGGATTTTTATCAGAACCATTTGATACCAATATCATCATCAATGAAAATGGCATCAAATTCAATGTAGATATTGCCAACGGGCAAAAGACCGGCTACTTTTTAGATCAGCAGGATAACCGTAGAGCCATTCAAAATATTGTAAAAGGTTCGGATGTATTGGGGGCATTTTGTTACACCGGGTCTTTCGAAATTAGTGCCGGATTTTATGGTGCTAAATCTGTGTTGGGATTAGACATCTCACAAAGTGCCATTGATATGTGTAATAAAAATGCAGCATTGAATGGATTGGAAGAGGTCTGCAAATTTGAATGTGTGAATGCATTTGATGTATTAAAAAACTGGACCAAAGAAGAAAAGCGTTGGGATGTGGTGATGCTGGATCCCCCATCTTTTACCAAAAGTCGCAGCACCATTGATAAAGCCAAAGCAGGCTACAAAGAAATTAATTTACGTGGAATGAAACTAGTTAAACCCGGAGGTTTTTTAGTTACATCCAGTTGTACCAACCTGGTGCAGCCCGAAATGTTTTTAGATATCATTGCCGCTGCTGCCAAAGATGCCAAGCGAAAAATACGTCAAGTTGTTTTCAATGCCCAATCTGCCGATCACCCAATTATACGAGGACAGGAGAATACGCATTATTTGAAATTTTTGATTGTGCAGGTGCTGTAA
- the rpoN gene encoding RNA polymerase factor sigma-54 has product MALSQGLYQKQLQKLSPQQIQLMKLLQVPTALLEERIKEELEENPALETGEEETEEFENDTTEEFETEGEDEFDLDGSSDEYDNIDISEYVQDGDDDIADYRMKDENYPEMDDGKTIPHKVETGFNELMLEQLGMLNLDEHRHKVAEQIIGNLDDDGYLRREISAIVDDLAFRQNIQTTEEEVGELVAEIQQFDPAGVAARNLQECLLLQLERKIDDGEHVEMAIKVLEKYFEEFTKKHYEKIQRGLNITDDQLRGIINQIIKLSPKPAGNIGEGNKNEGYIIPDFFILNNAGKLELTLNSRNAPDLRISEGYRDMLKDYDKGTKKDKRQKEAVLFIKQKIDSAKWFIDAIKQRQHTLLSTMGAIMDYQYEFFVTGDETEMRPMILKDIAEKTNLDISTVSRVANSKFVQTEFGTYRLKFFFSESLQTDSGEEVSTREVKKILSDLIEAESKKHPLSDERLTELLQEKGYNIARRTVAKYREQLNVPVARLRKEL; this is encoded by the coding sequence ATGGCCTTAAGTCAGGGATTATATCAAAAACAATTACAGAAATTATCTCCGCAACAAATTCAGTTGATGAAATTGTTGCAGGTACCTACTGCCTTGCTGGAAGAAAGGATCAAAGAAGAACTGGAAGAGAACCCGGCACTGGAAACAGGCGAAGAAGAAACCGAAGAGTTTGAAAATGATACTACCGAAGAGTTTGAAACAGAGGGAGAAGACGAATTTGATCTGGATGGAAGCTCGGATGAATACGACAATATAGATATCAGCGAATATGTACAGGATGGTGACGATGATATTGCCGATTACAGAATGAAGGATGAAAATTATCCTGAAATGGATGATGGTAAAACTATTCCACATAAAGTGGAGACCGGTTTTAATGAATTGATGCTGGAACAATTGGGCATGTTAAATCTGGATGAACATCGTCATAAAGTAGCTGAACAAATTATCGGAAACCTGGATGATGATGGTTATTTACGTAGAGAAATAAGTGCTATAGTGGATGACCTGGCATTCAGACAAAATATACAAACCACTGAAGAAGAAGTGGGTGAACTGGTAGCAGAGATACAGCAATTTGACCCCGCCGGTGTGGCTGCCAGAAATTTACAGGAGTGTTTATTACTACAACTGGAAAGAAAGATAGACGATGGCGAACATGTAGAAATGGCCATCAAAGTATTGGAAAAATACTTTGAGGAATTTACAAAAAAGCACTACGAAAAAATTCAACGTGGGTTAAATATTACTGACGACCAGTTAAGAGGCATTATCAACCAGATAATTAAGTTGAGCCCTAAGCCAGCAGGTAATATTGGTGAAGGCAATAAGAATGAAGGTTATATCATTCCGGATTTCTTTATTTTGAATAATGCCGGTAAGTTAGAACTTACCTTAAACAGCAGAAACGCTCCAGACCTGCGCATCAGCGAAGGTTACAGAGATATGCTGAAAGATTATGACAAGGGCACCAAAAAAGATAAGCGACAAAAGGAAGCTGTACTTTTCATCAAGCAAAAGATCGATTCTGCTAAATGGTTCATTGACGCTATCAAGCAAAGGCAACATACGTTATTAAGCACAATGGGTGCTATTATGGATTATCAGTATGAATTTTTTGTTACAGGGGACGAAACTGAAATGCGCCCGATGATCTTAAAAGATATTGCGGAAAAAACCAACCTGGATATCAGCACGGTAAGCCGTGTAGCTAACAGTAAATTTGTGCAAACAGAATTTGGTACTTACAGACTAAAATTCTTCTTCAGTGAAAGTTTACAGACCGACAGTGGCGAAGAAGTGAGTACCAGGGAGGTAAAAAAGATACTAAGCGACCTTATTGAAGCAGAAAGTAAAAAACATCCTTTAAGTGATGAAAGATTAACGGAGTTACTGCAGGAAAAGGGTTATAACATTGCAAGAAGAACCGTTGCCAAATACAGAGAACAATTAAATGTACCGGTGGCAAGATTAAGAAAAGAATTATGA